From Aurantimicrobium sp. INA4, one genomic window encodes:
- the rpsB gene encoding 30S ribosomal protein S2, whose amino-acid sequence MAVVTIRQLLDSGVHFGHQTRRWNPKVKRFVLAERSGIHIIDLQQSLAHIDNAYDFVKETVAHGGTILFVGTKKQAQEAILEQATRVGQPYVNQRWLGGLLTNFNTVGKRLARMKELEELDFEDTTKSGFTKKELLIKKRELDKLHKSLGGIRNLTKTPSAIWVVDTKKEHLAIQEAKKLGIPVIGILDTNCDPDEMTYPIPGNDDAIRSVGLLTRVIADAVAEGLIQRHQKPAEGESAEPLAEWERELLEASAEAVVEAAVVEAVAEEVAAEVVAEVAAEEKKPAAKKAAAPKADAAEKKPAAKKPAAKKPAAE is encoded by the coding sequence ATGGCCGTCGTAACAATCCGCCAGCTGCTTGACAGCGGTGTTCACTTTGGACACCAGACCCGTCGTTGGAACCCTAAAGTAAAGCGTTTCGTTCTCGCAGAGCGCTCCGGTATCCACATCATCGACCTGCAGCAGTCTTTGGCACACATTGACAACGCCTACGACTTCGTCAAGGAAACCGTCGCACACGGCGGCACCATCCTGTTCGTAGGAACCAAGAAGCAAGCTCAGGAAGCAATCCTTGAGCAGGCAACTCGCGTAGGTCAGCCTTATGTCAACCAGCGTTGGCTGGGTGGCCTCCTCACCAACTTCAACACCGTTGGTAAGCGCCTTGCTCGCATGAAGGAGCTCGAAGAGCTCGACTTCGAAGACACCACAAAGAGTGGCTTCACCAAGAAGGAACTGCTGATTAAGAAGCGTGAACTCGACAAGCTCCACAAGAGCCTCGGTGGTATCCGCAACCTGACCAAGACTCCTTCCGCTATCTGGGTTGTTGACACCAAGAAAGAGCACCTGGCAATTCAGGAAGCTAAGAAGCTTGGTATTCCCGTTATCGGTATCCTCGACACCAACTGTGACCCAGATGAGATGACCTACCCCATCCCTGGTAACGACGATGCAATCCGCTCTGTTGGTCTGCTCACTCGTGTGATTGCAGATGCAGTTGCTGAAGGTCTGATCCAACGTCACCAGAAGCCTGCTGAGGGCGAATCTGCTGAGCCACTGGCTGAGTGGGAGCGCGAACTCCTCGAAGCAAGTGCTGAGGCAGTAGTTGAAGCAGCAGTAGTTGAAGCTGTGGCAGAAGAGGTTGCAGCAGAAGTTGTAGCTGAAGTTGCTGCAGAAGAGAAGAAGCCTGCTGCTAAGAAGGCTGCTGCTCCGAAGGCTGACGCTGCAGAAAAGAAGCCTGCCGCTAAGAAGCCAGCTGCCAAGAAGCCAGCTGCCGAATAA
- the tsf gene encoding translation elongation factor Ts — MASFSMEDLKTLRERLGTGMVDTKNALTEANGDLEKATEILRLKGAKGNAKRADRSTSEGLVAAKEENGTATMIELACETDFVAKGDKFVALSEKVLDAVSAAGATSVEAALAAPAGSQTVAELIADEAAILGEKIELRRLASFSGDKFSIYLHQTSQDLPPQVGVVVAYSGDDAETARAIAQHISFADPVYLSRADVPAEDIEKERAIVTEISRNEGKPEAQLEKIVDGRITAYIKQIALLEQEYSRDNKFKVQQVVDNAGLTITGFARFKVGA, encoded by the coding sequence ATGGCATCTTTCAGCATGGAAGACCTCAAGACTCTGCGCGAGCGCCTCGGCACCGGCATGGTCGACACCAAGAACGCCCTCACCGAAGCAAACGGTGACTTGGAAAAGGCAACCGAAATTCTTCGCCTCAAGGGAGCAAAGGGTAACGCGAAGCGTGCCGACCGTTCCACCAGCGAAGGTCTCGTTGCTGCCAAGGAAGAAAATGGCACCGCAACCATGATCGAGCTCGCCTGCGAGACCGACTTCGTGGCCAAGGGTGACAAGTTCGTTGCTCTGTCTGAGAAGGTTCTTGACGCAGTTTCCGCAGCTGGTGCAACCAGTGTTGAAGCAGCGCTGGCAGCTCCTGCCGGTTCACAGACTGTTGCTGAACTCATCGCAGATGAAGCAGCAATTCTTGGTGAAAAGATTGAACTTCGTCGTCTCGCATCATTCAGCGGAGATAAGTTCTCAATCTACCTTCACCAGACCAGCCAAGACCTTCCTCCACAGGTTGGTGTTGTTGTCGCCTACTCCGGTGACGACGCAGAGACCGCTCGTGCAATTGCACAGCACATCTCCTTCGCTGACCCTGTGTACCTCAGCCGCGCAGATGTTCCTGCAGAGGACATCGAAAAGGAGCGTGCAATCGTTACCGAAATCAGTCGTAACGAGGGCAAGCCCGAGGCTCAGCTGGAGAAGATTGTTGACGGTCGTATCACTGCCTACATCAAGCAGATTGCTCTGCTCGAGCAGGAATACTCTCGCGACAACAAGTTCAAGGTTCAGCAGGTCGTTGACAACGCTGGCCTGACCATCACCGGCTTTGCACGTTTCAAGGTTGGCGCATAG
- the pyrH gene encoding UMP kinase translates to MPTNTRRRVLLKLSGEAFGGGGLGVNPDVVSAIAREIAVASEKVDVAVVVGGGNFFRGAELSQRGMDRARADYMGMLGTVMNALALQDFLEQAGAATRVQSAIAMSQVAEPYLPLRAIRHLEKGRVVVFGAGAGLPFFSTDTVSAQRALEIHADEVLVAKNGVDGVYTADPKTDPQAEKLDTVTFRDALKRGLKVVDSTAFSLCMDNKMPMRVFGMEPSGNVTKAILGEKIGTLVTN, encoded by the coding sequence ATGCCGACAAACACCCGCCGTCGAGTACTTCTCAAGCTTTCGGGTGAAGCGTTTGGTGGCGGTGGACTTGGCGTCAACCCTGACGTCGTCAGCGCCATTGCCCGAGAGATTGCCGTCGCCTCTGAAAAGGTAGATGTTGCGGTTGTCGTCGGTGGAGGAAACTTCTTCCGCGGAGCTGAGCTCTCCCAGCGAGGTATGGATCGTGCACGAGCTGACTACATGGGAATGCTCGGAACAGTTATGAATGCCCTCGCACTGCAAGACTTTCTTGAGCAAGCAGGTGCTGCTACCCGCGTGCAATCCGCTATCGCAATGAGCCAGGTTGCTGAGCCCTATCTGCCACTGCGTGCAATACGACACCTTGAGAAGGGACGAGTGGTTGTCTTCGGTGCCGGTGCTGGTCTGCCATTCTTCTCCACCGACACCGTCTCTGCACAGCGTGCTCTCGAAATTCACGCTGATGAAGTACTCGTAGCAAAGAACGGTGTGGATGGTGTTTACACAGCAGATCCTAAGACCGACCCTCAAGCAGAAAAGCTAGATACCGTCACCTTTAGGGACGCACTCAAGCGTGGACTCAAAGTGGTGGACTCCACCGCGTTTAGCCTGTGCATGGATAACAAGATGCCCATGCGAGTTTTTGGTATGGAACCTTCCGGAAATGTCACCAAGGCAATCCTGGGAGAAAAGATTGGCACGCTGGTCACCAACTAG
- the frr gene encoding ribosome recycling factor, translating into MIADVLSDASERMAKAVEVAKEDFSSVRTGRANPAMFQKVMVTYYGSPTPLAQLASMQNPEARTLLITPFDKGALRDIEQAIRDVPNLDANPTNDGNVIRVTMPELTEERRKEYVKIVKAKAEDAKVSLRNIRRSAKDGIDAFKGELGDDERARGEKELEALTKKYVDAIDEALKHKEAELLKV; encoded by the coding sequence GTGATTGCGGATGTATTGTCAGACGCTTCAGAGCGTATGGCCAAGGCTGTTGAAGTAGCCAAGGAAGATTTCTCGAGCGTTCGCACTGGCCGCGCTAACCCTGCCATGTTCCAAAAGGTCATGGTGACCTATTACGGCAGCCCTACGCCTCTGGCTCAGTTGGCTTCTATGCAGAACCCTGAGGCACGCACTCTCCTGATCACTCCATTCGACAAGGGTGCGCTACGTGACATTGAGCAGGCCATTCGCGACGTGCCAAACCTGGATGCTAACCCCACTAATGACGGCAATGTCATTCGTGTGACCATGCCTGAGCTCACTGAAGAGCGACGCAAAGAATACGTCAAAATCGTGAAGGCTAAGGCCGAAGATGCCAAGGTTTCTCTGCGCAACATCCGCCGCAGTGCCAAGGATGGCATTGATGCGTTCAAGGGTGAACTCGGTGATGACGAGCGCGCTCGTGGCGAGAAAGAACTCGAAGCACTCACCAAGAAGTATGTCGATGCTATCGATGAAGCTCTAAAGCACAAGGAAGCTGAACTACTCAAGGTGTAG
- a CDS encoding phosphatidate cytidylyltransferase, with translation MNENPHRDEHSKRNPAGELHAQLRATRADFERQLEARRLQFEKTNEKIKQKSGRNLLGAIGIGVGLGALLLLSLLVTKELFMLFAAVLLGISAVELSTALRAMGRRVPRISSAATAVIAVPVAYYFGVVAAIGVAIIGVVFVSAWRALEIKRGFHAIADVSLFKDFKAAAFVQAYVTVLGSFAVALVSQPNGQWWTLAFLIIVVSVDTGAYVSGLNFGKHPMAPKISPKKTWEGFAGAALAAIIAAVLLSIFMLGQPWWFGLILGPILLVTATLGDLGESHIKRTIGVKDMSSWLAGHGGFLDRLDSILPSALVTYVIYVLVVH, from the coding sequence ATGAACGAGAATCCACATCGCGATGAACACAGCAAGAGAAATCCTGCTGGTGAATTGCACGCCCAATTAAGGGCTACTCGGGCTGATTTTGAACGCCAACTCGAAGCCAGGCGTCTCCAGTTTGAAAAAACGAACGAAAAAATCAAGCAAAAATCCGGTCGTAATCTTCTCGGAGCCATTGGCATCGGAGTCGGCCTAGGGGCACTTTTGCTCCTGAGTCTGTTGGTCACTAAAGAGCTCTTTATGCTCTTTGCGGCTGTACTGCTGGGGATATCTGCCGTTGAATTATCTACAGCATTGCGGGCTATGGGGCGGCGTGTGCCTCGCATCTCCTCGGCAGCGACCGCGGTCATTGCCGTTCCAGTAGCCTATTACTTCGGGGTAGTTGCAGCCATCGGTGTGGCAATTATCGGTGTGGTTTTTGTCTCTGCGTGGCGTGCTCTCGAAATCAAGCGAGGGTTTCACGCCATAGCGGACGTGAGCTTATTCAAGGACTTCAAGGCTGCGGCTTTTGTTCAGGCTTATGTCACTGTGTTGGGTAGCTTTGCCGTGGCACTTGTGTCACAACCTAACGGACAATGGTGGACTTTGGCTTTCTTGATCATTGTCGTCTCAGTGGACACCGGGGCTTATGTCAGTGGTTTGAACTTTGGCAAGCACCCCATGGCGCCCAAGATCAGCCCCAAGAAAACTTGGGAAGGTTTTGCTGGTGCAGCGCTAGCAGCAATCATCGCTGCAGTTCTGCTGAGCATTTTTATGCTCGGTCAGCCGTGGTGGTTTGGTCTCATTCTCGGTCCTATTTTGCTCGTTACTGCAACCCTGGGCGATTTGGGTGAATCACATATCAAGCGCACCATCGGAGTGAAAGATATGAGTTCCTGGCTTGCTGGCCACGGTGGTTTTCTTGATCGTTTGGACTCGATTTTGCCTTCAGCTCTCGTGACGTATGTGATCTATGTCTTGGTTGTGCACTAA
- a CDS encoding DivIVA domain-containing protein translates to MSKSFPRVKRGARGYNAEQVDAFIEQARIAYDSNIAGAVTLTSTDIRNTAFSLQKGGYSTRHVDGALERLETAFAERERAVALATMGEAAWLQQTSELSAALTSRFARKPGQRFNKAKFLAQGYKVKDVDAFAQRVNAFLTTGEPLSVADVRSVTFRPGRGGYDEAQVDAVLDALVELLLALGNN, encoded by the coding sequence GTGAGTAAGTCATTTCCCCGCGTCAAGCGCGGCGCCCGCGGATACAACGCAGAGCAAGTCGATGCCTTTATTGAACAGGCACGCATAGCCTACGACAGCAATATTGCCGGGGCGGTGACTTTGACCTCCACAGACATTCGCAACACCGCCTTCTCGTTGCAAAAGGGTGGATACTCCACACGCCACGTTGACGGGGCTCTAGAGAGACTCGAAACAGCCTTCGCCGAGCGAGAACGTGCCGTTGCATTGGCAACAATGGGTGAGGCTGCATGGCTGCAACAAACGAGCGAGCTGTCCGCTGCCCTCACATCACGTTTTGCACGCAAACCAGGACAGCGATTCAACAAAGCTAAATTCCTAGCCCAGGGTTACAAAGTTAAGGACGTGGATGCGTTTGCCCAACGGGTCAATGCATTCCTCACAACTGGTGAACCTCTGAGTGTTGCTGATGTGAGATCTGTTACATTCCGACCCGGTCGTGGGGGATATGACGAGGCGCAAGTGGATGCTGTCCTTGATGCTCTTGTAGAACTACTGTTAGCCCTCGGAAACAACTAA